AAACTGAAACAGACaggaaagaaaaatcaaacagaaagtgaaagcctacataaataaatacctCTCATTCCACGGTTCAGGACCAATTTATGCTCATCTGGTGAAAGGAGATTCAGGTTTTCAGCTTGGAGATGGTCCATGTCAAATCCAGTCACACTAAGCAGCAGCAAAACCACTGCTGGCGACAGGCATCTCAAATACTTCATCCTTTACTTTTTCTGTGATCAAACCAACAGCATTTTTTTAGTGATATGAGCTGATGTAACCCTAATACAAAACTCCATCCATCTGTCTATTTTCCTCCGCGTATCCAGGCCGGGTctcaggggcagcagcctaagcagacaagcccagacctccctctccccggcCACCTCCTAATACAAAACTGTGCTGAAGAAATATAAAATCAAAGCGCTTACATTAAGTAGAGCCACCTGTGTCCTGAAACACAGTGTAGAAATGTGTTGTCTGCACCAGAATCGTCTCCCACTCTGTATTTGTCTCCTCTGATCGAATGacaagcagcagaaacacaaacacaacggCCGACAGCTGAGTTCGGATTGGGAGTTCACTGAATTGCAGTGCCCGTGCCTAGCTAGAGTTGGACTTTATCCTCAGGTTCACCTTAAAATGCTAGACACCAGTCCTCGACTTATCTGTGTAAAGTGAGATAAAACCCACATTTAAACACATATCTCTGCCTTACTTAAATCACTTCAACTGTGAATGAGGTTTAAAGTCCAGGTGAGACTGAACTGTAAAGGTTCAGCCTTTGCTCATTTCACTCCTCCTCCTATTGAGTGTTTTTGTGAGCTGATTGGCGTGTGAAAGCCCCTGATCACAACTGGTGTTTGCCCTCTGCTTCAATACAAGCCTATTACCTTGATTTACATCTAACAAGCTTTGTGTTCTGCTACAGCACTTAACGTTGGTGATTCTGTAACCTCCTGTATCATAAATAGTTTAGACCCTCGTCATTTGTTGGACACTGGGATGTGTATGAGAAAAAAACTGCCCCATAGGACTTGTATATATCCAGAGGTATAGAGTACACAGAGTACGGTTTTATTTTGAGTTAGTAGAAGCACGCTGCAAAGGACTGAAGCATGTTCATTGCATTTCACACAAAGAATTGATTAAACAACCTTTTAAATTCtgatctcttttatttctttatgtcaTGTAACATCCATCAGTCTTTCCTCTCCAGTGTGAACTCTGCTGGTTGTTGTGGCCTTCAAATTTTACCCATttcaaaagcacaaacactaaAGAGCCAGAAACATCTGGTTCTTTAGTGTTAGTTTACCTTTTTCAAAGAGTGTTGCTTTTAATCTGACAACTCAGTTCAACAGTAGTTCAACTTAAGGTAAAGACAGTCATATACAGTTTTACAGAAGATGCAattgttgtttttgcagccataaaacagaaatattagTGGCATCCCTTCGTTTTAGTGTTTTTGTaacatattattataatatCAACACAAATTACAAAAAGTATTAATCATTAATTAGGCAGTTAAAAGGACAAAAATCTTACAGTCATCAAAATATCTGAGTTGTGGAtaattatttacaaaatacTACTTTGCTACTTCGGAGAGAAATTAAATCAGCCTTGTCACACCACTGTTGTTGTACACATTGCTCAATTCTTTAGTTGCTTAAGCTGCTCTGCAAATACATCCAGCCCACACTAAGAGCCAGTCAGTGCAAACGTCAGCAGCTATGAATAACACTTTAAAAACTAAGGAGACTGTtcaagcgccttgaggcgaataaaattgaattgaactgttaACGGAGAACGGTGCGTTCAGGATCTTCACTGCTGTCATGTGAGTTTAGACAGGAAGGAATCGATGACCTAAGGGGCAAAAAGATGCACATAAAATTcaaaaatataaacacacacacatgcacatatatacatataactAACAGTGTTAAATTCTGACTGTTTACACTGACCTTTGCCATGTCTCCTGCAGGTCCTGGAACAGACTTCAAAAAAGGTTCCTGCTGCCACAATTCCCATAACTGCTGATTAAAAACTTGAAAGTTTCTGCAACAAAGGAATAAATCATAAAACTGGCAAATCAACATTAAAGCTAATGTCTATTTATTATGTCAaaagattgtttttttaaataaattaaaaataaatatattaaacttACTCATCCAGCAGAGGGTTTGTTGAGCCACTGAAGCCACTCGCTTTTAGATCCTCCCACcagttttttaaaactgaatttacCCACTTTAGGCCAACAGTAAGATGCCTATGcagataaaagaaaatacaaaaaataattatccTGCTGCTAAACACAATGTTATTGTGCATGTGTAAAGTGTTTTAATCAGCAGGATCACTCACTCTTCATACGGACTGCTGAGGACTTTGCTAACTAAAGGAAAGAGGTCGACACAACAGCCGATGGTTATCTTTGAAGAATCCTCATGGATGCTGCagggaaaatgtaaaaataattgTAGTAACACTATAATCTTAGTGTTACTAAGATATCTGCAAAACTTAGTGCTCACCATTTGCTTATGAGGGGGAGAAAGTCAACAAACACACCAGTGTCTTGGATTCTGTACAAAAAATATGATGTAATCAAACTTTGGAAATACTAGCAAACAAACATTGGCACATGTTTGAAAGCAGCTGCACGGCACACACCTCAGAAAGTATGTCAGCAGCTCTCCAACATTTCTCTGCCACAACGTTAAAGCCACTTTGAGTCTTAGATTTCTTCCAAAAAGCACGTCAGTCAGTGTGTTGTGATCCCTCGTGAGCTGGAAAACATAGTTAGCTTAAAGTAGTTTCAGCTGCGTGTTTGCAAGAAAAGTAATTCATAAAACAATGCAAACATGAAAAGGTCTTACTGACCTCAGTCAGTACAGAGTAGTCAGCCTCTTCAGAACCAGTTCTATCAGTTCCTTGGttgttattgatattattgACATGAAATGGGAAATCCCAGGGGTCCATACTGAAAATATCCTGCTGTGTGCCCTGCGAGACTTTTGTCTCATTTTCCTTGTTTGCAGCATCACAAGTTCTCCCAGACCCAAGCTGCTTTCTCCGAGCCACAGTCAGATGATGAGTCTTCCTTTTACATGACACTACCCGCTTCACTCTGCCTGGGTTGTTCCCAGAGCGGCTAACCGGGTATCTGGATGGGGTAAAATTCCAAATATAGCTTTTAATCAAAAACAAATGGCTGTAACAAATGCAAAACAGGCAGGGAATACCTCTTTTTGTTGCACTCTTCATTTGCGGCATCATCCACCTTAatataaaaagacaaaacatggTGACGCGCAACACAGTTAGCGGCATAAAAAGCACCAGGAACCAGAAATAGATTTGCTCATCATAATGATCAACCCAGCTCacctgttttgtgtttctccctTTAGGATAGCTCACTTTGTACTGTGCTGCATCATGATGGAAGCGATCCTCAACATTTTGGCTCTCTGCGTCTTCAGTGTTGGGATCCATTATATCTAAAAAGAAAGGATATATGAATGAGTTAACAAATTAATAGACACGACAAAATACATACATACTGAACACTGAGTACACTGAACCTTAGAGCCGTTGCCTGAAAATCATCACGCATTAAGATCAACTTAAtggattatttatttaatttgtgcTCATTTCCTAACATTAACCAGTTTTGCAAGACAAGATAAAAACTTTTAAGGTGATTAAAAAATGCACATCACAGGATTTTAGAGGTTAACGGTGTATGAAACTTGTGTTTCTGGCCATAAATAAGGGCTCCACATTGTGGACAGTGTAAACATTATCTTGTCCCCACAACATACGGGCTACACATGTACACTGTAAACAAAGTAAGatagtaataatacatttttgcCAGTAAATCAATCATTAATTATTCATCTGATATTCTGTTTATAACGCGACACGCTTAAAACAACATCTCCCACAATCCACACGGCCATTGTTGTCGTTCTGCACGATGACGTAGTCAGGAAGGGCTCTCCAGCCAAAACAGCTGGATGAGTTTAGCTTAGCTGTAACTCTTTGaagtttttatgtttctgaATATATGTAATTTATTCAGAACAGAAGTCGTTTGCGCTTTTGGAGACGACCGTTCACTGCCTTTAGCTTAACTGTAAGTGTTGTACAGAGGCATAAAATTCGTTGTTTCCTATTGCACGTTATGCAAAGTATTAGCTTTGGTTTGTCGCTAACATGCAATTAAGCCAGGTAGCTAACAGCTAaccagacaaaaagaaagaagcttTTTAATTGTGTTCCAACCAGCGGTCGAGGAAATACATGTGAAAATAAATGCGTCACAGcatttaaagtgaaataaataaacaaacctgTAAGCGTTGACAGTAAATATGATGTACTCACCTTGCGCTGCTTCTCTTTGATTCTTTTTTACGCAACTACCAACTAGCCGGTACCGCCCATCATTAGAGAATAAAGCAGCCTATTCATGATTCAGCTGTTGGACTGTGCACCCTCTATCGGCTATTGACACAGTGTTGGTGCACGtttcaaaaccaaaacacacagcCAAGAGAATCGTCAATGATTAGCCTAACTGACAGTCAATGTAACTGATAGATCAGATCAGCTGGTATAGTAGATTTTGACTTAATTAAAAAGCACGATTTTGTCTTCATGGGCTGTTACACTGATAGTGTCTTTGTCCTGGTAAGTCAAGCATATCAGCTGCTTGCCTTTGCATTTAATTGATCTGAGGCAAGCCATGGCATGTGAGCTTACCTCTTCTGTCTTTCACTGCAGTACTGCTCCGAAAGCACAATGATAAGCAACATCACatgcttttattgtcacatcatcTATTTCTAAACTTGTGGCTGactctgctgttttgtttctgcAGTTTCATGGATTGACTGGAGGTTAACTGATTTGGACATACTGAACAGAGACCAAAACACAGTATGTGACTTTGTTTATCCTAACTACTCAGCACTGTGTAAACGTCCCCTGAGGTCATGTCATTTACTGGAAGCCTTTAAATATCGTCAATATTGCCACATTTTTTTATACTAGTGCCTTTAGAGTCATGTGATGTTTGTTATGAGAAGTTGGAGATCATGTGATtcaagtgtgcgtgtgtgtttgtgtgtgtggcttcTTTAATCAGGCTTTTGTTCCCTGCAGTCCAGCATTAAAATGTCGCCTGTTCACGCTGCCTGTGCTTTGCTATTTGCTGCACCCCTGATGGTGCTCGGTGTTCCTCCTATTTGGACCCAGCCAGAACAGGTGCACCTCTCCTATGGAGGTAAGTGTTTGAACTGTTTCCACCTGACACATGTGGGATTTTTCCCCTTGGAGATACACACAAGTATCCAGGTCACTTGCAGATTGACAGATGTTTTGTACAAATTGCTTAATATTCTGTTAATTGACTACATCTGACATTTTTTCAGGCAGGTTCACAGAAATATTCCCTGATTGTGCTTTTTGTAAGTCATGTAGGTTGAGGACACCGTTTAATTACCTAAACTTCCAAACCTGTATCTAATGCAGCATAAAatccttttgttcttttcttatAAAGGTGAAACATGTGGTACTCATTATTGAACTGATGTCCTTAGGCAATAAGTACCTGGCCAACTCAAGTCTGCCTTTATAATGCTTCATCTTGCCAGCAGCAAGATCAAAAGTTCCCCTCTTGTAAAGTCAGCTTTTTCACATCAGCATCTTTTGGCTTTAATAAATGCACCAGTAAGTGTATCCAGTGTTCCTGTCAGATAAATCTGCATCACATT
Above is a window of Oreochromis niloticus isolate F11D_XX linkage group LG19, O_niloticus_UMD_NMBU, whole genome shotgun sequence DNA encoding:
- the LOC100702545 gene encoding KATNB1-like protein 1, whose protein sequence is MDPNTEDAESQNVEDRFHHDAAQYKVSYPKGRNTKQVDDAANEECNKKRYPVSRSGNNPGRVKRVVSCKRKTHHLTVARRKQLGSGRTCDAANKENETKVSQGTQQDIFSMDPWDFPFHVNNINNNQGTDRTGSEEADYSVLTELTRDHNTLTDVLFGRNLRLKVALTLWQRNVGELLTYFLRIQDTGVFVDFLPLISKCIHEDSSKITIGCCVDLFPLVSKVLSSPYEEHLTVGLKWVNSVLKNWWEDLKASGFSGSTNPLLDENFQVFNQQLWELWQQEPFLKSVPGPAGDMAKVIDSFLSKLT